The following proteins are encoded in a genomic region of Amycolatopsis sulphurea:
- the glpR gene encoding gephyrin-like molybdotransferase receptor GlpR, with translation MPSSLIIVALAAAWLVVLVPMVARKRQQVARTPSSALAARVVRSGSARSEGQEEHAVSDSVQPSVEDDLAELESELDADLDERPAPEAEPLPQPARAERAESTREPRSYRPGRGGFDPEAAEIAARAKYAFRQRVVVILLILAVLTAVIAGFVFSLAWWAHGAVDLALIGYLIYLRRQVRIEGEIRERRMARYATTGPARRPDSAKPSAARSTARPVAKPAAEDRDEAEDDVEVVAPPPSEIVERKPSPMSRVRRQAVVVDPDDEDPAFEELDEPGMGGPYRRAVGE, from the coding sequence ATGCCCAGTTCGCTGATCATCGTTGCACTGGCCGCGGCGTGGCTCGTGGTTCTCGTGCCCATGGTGGCCCGCAAGCGCCAGCAGGTCGCAAGGACGCCTTCCTCGGCACTGGCCGCACGGGTAGTGCGCAGCGGGAGCGCTCGCAGCGAAGGACAGGAGGAGCACGCCGTGTCCGACAGTGTGCAGCCGTCGGTCGAAGACGATCTCGCGGAACTCGAGTCGGAACTCGATGCCGACCTTGACGAGCGGCCGGCACCCGAGGCGGAACCGTTGCCGCAGCCCGCGCGCGCGGAACGGGCCGAGTCCACGCGCGAACCGCGCAGCTACCGGCCCGGCCGCGGCGGCTTCGATCCGGAAGCAGCCGAGATTGCCGCCCGCGCGAAGTACGCCTTCCGTCAGCGGGTGGTCGTGATCCTGCTGATCCTGGCCGTCCTCACGGCCGTGATCGCCGGATTCGTGTTCTCTCTGGCCTGGTGGGCACACGGCGCGGTCGACCTCGCCCTGATCGGCTACCTGATCTACCTGCGCCGCCAGGTCCGCATCGAGGGCGAGATCCGCGAACGCCGGATGGCCCGCTACGCGACCACCGGCCCGGCGCGGCGCCCCGACTCGGCCAAGCCGTCCGCTGCCCGCTCGACCGCCAGGCCGGTCGCCAAACCCGCCGCCGAGGACCGGGACGAGGCCGAAGACGACGTGGAGGTCGTCGCCCCGCCCCCGAGCGAGATCGTCGAACGCAAGCCCTCGCCGATGTCCCGCGTCCGCCGCCAGGCCGTGGTGGTCGACCCGGACGACGAGGACCCGGCGTTCGAGGAGCTCGACGAACCTGGCATGGGCGGCCCGTACCGCCGAGCCGTCGGAGAGTGA
- a CDS encoding SAF domain-containing protein, translating into MDTLLSHFPALPGLRWLRGPRGRLIRRFGALALLLAGLVLMVLPPVARGAPATTTVVSARDLPAGAVLRSADVRLLAMPDDVRPTGALTAPEAAVGRLLSGAARAGEPITDARLLGTGLPTTGEPGAVTVAVRLADAGVAELLRPGQHVDVVTRGSAGNPTSVLASGATVVTVHRSGEAGSRALGPPEQGPLVLLALPERIATQVAASSLEQPVAVTLR; encoded by the coding sequence GTGGACACCTTGCTCAGCCACTTTCCCGCGTTGCCCGGCCTGCGCTGGTTGCGCGGCCCACGGGGCCGGCTGATCCGCCGATTCGGGGCCCTGGCGTTACTGCTGGCCGGTCTGGTCCTGATGGTTCTGCCGCCGGTTGCCCGCGGCGCGCCGGCAACCACCACGGTGGTGTCCGCGCGAGATCTTCCGGCCGGCGCGGTCCTGCGCTCCGCCGACGTTCGACTCCTGGCGATGCCTGACGACGTCCGCCCCACTGGCGCGCTGACAGCTCCGGAAGCCGCCGTCGGCCGGCTGCTGTCCGGTGCGGCGCGGGCCGGAGAACCGATTACAGACGCCCGGTTGCTCGGCACCGGCCTCCCCACCACGGGTGAACCGGGCGCGGTCACCGTGGCCGTCCGACTGGCCGACGCAGGCGTCGCGGAGCTGCTCCGGCCTGGGCAACATGTCGACGTAGTCACCCGCGGCAGCGCCGGAAACCCGACGTCTGTGCTGGCCAGCGGGGCCACTGTGGTCACCGTGCACCGGTCCGGCGAAGCCGGGAGCCGCGCCCTCGGGCCGCCGGAACAGGGTCCGCTGGTGCTGCTCGCGTTGCCGGAACGGATCGCCACGCAGGTTGCAGCCTCTTCGTTGGAGCAGCCGGTAGCAGTTACTCTCCGCTAA
- a CDS encoding S1C family serine protease gives MQGGSEYGTPAGGTAASSPYGVPVGSAQGAAPGSAYPGGPGQGYGQHQSYPPGGPQTNPYGTPDTSAYGVPSQPAKKPGPGKLLAGVAAIALVIGGVAGGTVGYLTGGSSGPSVNALDQPKPAQQTGNAPTGSIESVAQKLSPSVVELKVSGRTSSGEGSGFVLSSDGYILTNNHVVQAGANGGQIQAAFPDGRKATASVVGRDPTTDIAVVKVSGVANLTPVQLGRSDDLRVGQPVVAIGSPFALAGTVTSGIVSSLHRPVKAGGEQQSDQNTVMDAIQTDAAINPGNSGGPLANASGQVIGINSAIYSPNSGQSSGGQGGNVGIGFAIPIDQARRTADDIIKTGHANQTFIGAKVADAPQGGAQLGDITPGSPADKAGLKSGDVVTKIDDRVIDSADTLVAAIRTRAPDEKATFTLAGGRTVEVTLGGQPVPVN, from the coding sequence GTGCAGGGCGGCTCCGAGTACGGCACGCCAGCCGGTGGGACCGCGGCCTCCTCGCCGTATGGCGTTCCTGTCGGCTCGGCGCAGGGCGCGGCACCGGGCTCGGCGTATCCGGGCGGCCCGGGGCAGGGCTACGGCCAGCACCAGTCGTATCCGCCGGGTGGGCCGCAGACCAATCCGTATGGCACGCCGGACACTTCGGCGTATGGCGTCCCGTCTCAGCCGGCGAAGAAGCCCGGCCCGGGCAAGCTCTTGGCCGGTGTCGCAGCGATCGCACTCGTCATCGGCGGGGTGGCCGGTGGCACCGTCGGGTACCTGACCGGCGGATCGTCCGGGCCGTCGGTGAACGCGCTCGACCAGCCGAAGCCCGCGCAGCAAACCGGGAACGCCCCCACCGGGTCGATCGAGTCGGTCGCGCAGAAGCTCTCGCCGAGCGTGGTCGAGCTGAAGGTTTCCGGTCGTACCTCGTCCGGCGAGGGCTCCGGGTTCGTCCTGAGCAGCGACGGATACATCCTGACCAACAACCACGTGGTCCAGGCCGGCGCGAACGGCGGGCAGATCCAGGCGGCGTTCCCGGACGGCAGGAAGGCCACCGCGTCGGTGGTCGGCCGCGATCCGACGACCGACATCGCGGTGGTCAAGGTCTCCGGGGTCGCCAACCTCACTCCGGTGCAGCTGGGCCGTTCCGACGATCTGCGGGTCGGCCAGCCGGTGGTCGCCATCGGTTCGCCGTTCGCGCTGGCCGGCACGGTCACCTCGGGCATCGTCAGCTCCTTGCACCGTCCGGTGAAGGCGGGTGGCGAGCAGCAGAGCGACCAGAACACCGTGATGGACGCGATTCAGACCGACGCGGCGATCAACCCAGGCAATTCGGGCGGCCCGCTGGCGAACGCGAGCGGCCAGGTCATCGGCATCAACTCGGCCATCTACAGCCCCAACTCCGGCCAGAGCAGCGGCGGGCAGGGCGGCAACGTCGGCATCGGCTTCGCCATCCCGATCGACCAGGCACGCCGCACCGCCGACGACATCATCAAGACCGGGCACGCGAACCAGACCTTCATCGGGGCCAAGGTGGCCGACGCGCCGCAGGGCGGCGCCCAGCTCGGTGACATCACGCCGGGCAGCCCCGCGGACAAAGCCGGCCTCAAGTCCGGTGATGTGGTGACCAAGATCGACGACCGCGTCATCGACAGCGCGGACACGCTCGTCGCCGCGATCCGCACCCGCGCTCCGGACGAGAAGGCCACCTTCACCCTGGCCGGCGGACGCACCGTCGAGGTCACCCTGGGCGGCCAGCCGGTGCCGGTGAACTAA
- a CDS encoding MogA/MoaB family molybdenum cofactor biosynthesis protein: MERSAQRLGRALVVIVDDRVAHGEHEDTTGPLVTELLEEAGFIVDGVVVVEAETAGIRNALNTAVIGGADLVITVGGTGVSPRDRTPDATAGVLDRPIPGIGEALRASGLAAGAVDAGISRGLAGVSGSTLVVNLAGSRAAVRDGMATLSSLVPHVIDELSGLEEV; the protein is encoded by the coding sequence ATGGAACGGAGCGCACAGCGGCTGGGCCGGGCACTCGTGGTGATTGTGGACGACCGGGTCGCGCATGGCGAGCACGAGGACACGACCGGACCGCTCGTCACCGAGCTGCTCGAAGAAGCCGGGTTCATCGTCGATGGCGTAGTAGTGGTCGAGGCCGAGACCGCGGGCATCCGCAACGCGCTCAACACCGCGGTGATCGGTGGTGCCGACCTGGTGATCACCGTCGGCGGTACCGGGGTGTCCCCGCGCGACCGCACCCCTGATGCCACGGCCGGCGTGCTCGACCGGCCGATCCCGGGTATCGGCGAGGCGCTGCGCGCGTCCGGGCTCGCTGCTGGGGCGGTGGACGCCGGCATCTCACGTGGCCTCGCCGGTGTCTCCGGCAGCACCCTGGTGGTCAACCTGGCCGGCTCGCGTGCCGCGGTGCGCGATGGCATGGCCACGCTGTCCTCGCTGGTGCCGCACGTGATCGACGAGCTTTCCGGGCTCGAAGAGGTCTGA
- a CDS encoding 5-formyltetrahydrofolate cyclo-ligase, which produces MHERGNEHLSKAEWRARVLRARAAVPAEQHAREAAALAATAAAIRAETVCAYLPFGTEPGLLSLVEALSGTGARVLLPVIRPMPEPLDWAVYAGPDDLAPGPLRGILEPAGPRLGSDVIATAEVILVPALAVDRRGVRLGRGAGHYDRSLGTATADLLAVVRTEELVDHLPGEPHDVPMAAALTPDGLVRLPAP; this is translated from the coding sequence ATGCACGAGCGGGGCAATGAGCACCTGAGCAAGGCGGAGTGGCGAGCCCGGGTTCTCCGTGCCCGCGCCGCAGTGCCCGCCGAGCAGCACGCCCGGGAAGCCGCCGCGCTGGCCGCCACGGCCGCGGCGATCCGCGCCGAAACGGTGTGCGCGTACCTGCCCTTCGGCACCGAACCCGGTCTGCTGTCCCTGGTCGAAGCGCTCTCCGGGACCGGTGCACGGGTGCTGCTGCCGGTCATCCGCCCCATGCCCGAACCGCTCGATTGGGCCGTCTACGCCGGGCCGGACGACCTCGCGCCCGGTCCGCTGCGCGGCATCCTCGAACCGGCCGGACCGCGGCTGGGATCGGACGTCATCGCCACTGCGGAGGTGATCCTCGTACCGGCGCTCGCGGTCGATCGGCGGGGAGTGCGGCTCGGCCGCGGCGCGGGCCACTACGATCGCTCCCTGGGCACCGCCACCGCGGATCTCCTGGCGGTCGTGCGGACCGAGGAGCTGGTGGACCACCTGCCCGGGGAACCCCACGACGTGCCGATGGCCGCGGCGCTGACCCCGGACGGCCTGGTCCGGCTGCCCGCCCCGTGA
- a CDS encoding GNAT family N-acetyltransferase, protein MAVLAYAVESRHPGWPARLGPLRVPAGVVVVRPVRLRDAADWSRVRLRDRGHLEQWEPTGIGQWSDRNAFWSWPSQWAALRGLARRGQCLPFTITVDGKFAGQITVGNVIRAALRSAWIGYWVSSEIVRGGVATAAVALVTDHAFDSAGLHRLEATVRPENNASLRVLTKSGYRQEGLFERYLDVAGDWRDHLCFAVTKEETGDGLVSRLLTTGRAERA, encoded by the coding sequence GTGGCCGTACTCGCCTACGCGGTGGAAAGCCGCCATCCCGGCTGGCCCGCACGGCTCGGCCCGTTGCGCGTTCCCGCCGGGGTCGTCGTGGTGCGGCCGGTGCGACTGCGTGACGCGGCGGACTGGAGCCGCGTTCGGCTGCGCGATCGGGGACACCTGGAGCAGTGGGAGCCGACCGGTATCGGACAGTGGTCGGACCGCAATGCGTTCTGGTCGTGGCCTTCGCAATGGGCCGCGCTGCGCGGGCTGGCCAGACGCGGGCAGTGCCTTCCGTTCACGATCACGGTCGACGGAAAATTCGCCGGGCAGATCACCGTGGGTAACGTCATTCGTGCGGCATTACGCTCGGCCTGGATCGGGTACTGGGTTTCTTCGGAGATCGTGCGCGGCGGGGTGGCGACCGCCGCGGTGGCACTCGTGACGGATCACGCCTTCGATTCGGCCGGGCTGCACCGGCTGGAGGCGACCGTGCGCCCGGAGAACAACGCCAGCCTGCGGGTACTGACCAAGTCCGGCTACCGGCAGGAAGGCTTGTTCGAGCGCTATCTGGATGTGGCTGGCGACTGGCGGGACCACCTGTGCTTCGCCGTGACGAAAGAGGAGACGGGGGATGGCCTGGTCTCGCGGCTGCTCACCACAGGGCGTGCCGAACGGGCCTGA
- a CDS encoding UTP--glucose-1-phosphate uridylyltransferase, translating to MTGAESTQTFRTAIVPAAGLGTRFLPATKAVPKELLPVVDTPGIEIVATEAASAGAKRLVIVTSPGKEAVVRYFEAQPELERTLEDKGKTELLKKVRRGPGLLDVEIAIQEQALGLGHAVAQAEPNLTDEDAAVAVLLPDDLVLPAGVLERMAAVRARYGGSVLCAFDIPKAEISPYGVFDVSETDDPDVKQVHGMVEKPKPEDAPSTFAAAGRYLLDRAIFDALRRIEPGAGGELQLTDAVALLIREGHPVHVVVHHGGRHDLGNPGGFLRAAVDFALEDPTYGPALRTWLTDRIGNERS from the coding sequence ATGACGGGCGCCGAATCCACTCAGACGTTCAGAACCGCCATCGTGCCGGCCGCCGGCCTCGGCACGCGCTTCCTGCCGGCCACGAAGGCGGTGCCGAAAGAGCTGCTGCCGGTGGTCGACACACCCGGGATCGAGATCGTCGCCACCGAGGCGGCGAGCGCCGGGGCGAAACGGCTGGTGATCGTGACCTCGCCCGGAAAGGAAGCGGTCGTCCGCTACTTCGAGGCGCAGCCCGAGCTGGAGCGGACCCTCGAGGACAAGGGCAAGACCGAACTGCTGAAGAAGGTGCGGCGCGGGCCAGGGCTGCTGGACGTCGAGATCGCCATCCAGGAGCAGGCGCTCGGGCTCGGGCACGCGGTGGCGCAGGCCGAGCCGAACCTGACCGACGAGGACGCCGCGGTCGCGGTGCTGCTACCGGACGATCTGGTCCTGCCGGCCGGCGTGCTCGAGCGGATGGCGGCTGTGCGGGCCAGGTATGGCGGCAGCGTGCTCTGTGCGTTCGACATCCCGAAAGCGGAGATCTCGCCGTACGGCGTCTTCGACGTCTCCGAGACCGACGATCCGGACGTCAAACAGGTGCACGGCATGGTCGAGAAGCCGAAGCCGGAGGACGCTCCGTCGACCTTCGCCGCGGCCGGCCGCTACCTGCTCGACCGGGCGATCTTCGACGCGCTCCGGCGGATCGAACCTGGTGCCGGCGGTGAACTGCAGCTGACCGACGCCGTCGCACTGCTGATCCGGGAAGGTCATCCGGTGCACGTGGTGGTGCATCACGGGGGCAGGCACGACCTCGGGAATCCTGGCGGCTTCCTGCGTGCAGCCGTCGATTTCGCGCTCGAGGACCCGACCTACGGACCGGCGCTGCGCACCTGGCTGACCGACCGGATCGGGAACGAACGCTCATGA
- a CDS encoding DeoR/GlpR family DNA-binding transcription regulator produces MLARQRQAVILEEARRSGAVRVSDLVARLGVSDMTVRRDLDVLAGRGLVEKVYGGATSVVGKSTDEPGFEAKSVRQLAQKEAIAGLAASLVKPGTAIGLSAGTTTWTLAHALAGVPGLTVVTNSIQVADVLRASTQPDRTVVLTGGVRTPSDALVGPVAVHSLRSLHLDLVFLGVHGMAEGPGFTTPNLTESETDRALVEAGRRLVVLADHTKWGTVGISTIADLDEAHAVVTDDGLSVPAREILADRVGELLIAETAENLEAEEA; encoded by the coding sequence GTGCTCGCGCGGCAGAGACAGGCAGTGATTCTCGAGGAGGCCCGGCGGTCCGGCGCGGTCCGGGTCAGCGACCTCGTGGCGCGGCTCGGCGTGTCCGATATGACGGTGCGCCGGGACCTTGACGTGCTCGCGGGCCGCGGCCTGGTGGAGAAGGTCTACGGCGGTGCCACGTCGGTCGTCGGCAAGAGCACCGACGAGCCGGGGTTCGAGGCCAAGTCGGTGCGCCAGCTCGCGCAAAAGGAGGCCATCGCCGGGCTGGCCGCCTCACTGGTGAAGCCGGGTACCGCGATCGGCCTGTCCGCGGGCACCACCACCTGGACGCTCGCCCACGCCCTAGCCGGCGTCCCCGGCCTGACGGTCGTGACCAACTCGATCCAGGTCGCCGACGTGCTGCGGGCCTCCACCCAGCCGGACCGCACGGTGGTGCTCACCGGCGGGGTGCGCACCCCGTCCGACGCGCTGGTAGGCCCGGTCGCCGTGCACAGCCTCCGGTCACTGCACCTGGATCTGGTCTTCCTCGGCGTGCACGGAATGGCCGAGGGGCCGGGGTTCACCACCCCGAATCTCACCGAAAGCGAAACCGACCGGGCGCTGGTGGAGGCGGGCCGACGGCTCGTCGTGCTGGCCGACCACACGAAGTGGGGCACGGTCGGGATTTCCACCATCGCGGACCTCGACGAGGCGCACGCGGTGGTGACCGACGACGGCCTTTCCGTTCCGGCGCGGGAAATCCTCGCCGACCGGGTGGGAGAACTCCTGATCGCCGAGACGGCGGAGAATCTCGAGGCGGAAGAAGCGTGA
- the glp gene encoding gephyrin-like molybdotransferase Glp, producing MTETPETTAADVTPPEAASPNVTPPNVTPLTVAPTDEADESNAEFRSVDAQIALTLEAAVRPQPVRVAISEAQGLLCAEEVVAEHALPGFDQAAVDGYAVRSVDVRAAGDEPVQLPVVGEIPAGSRQPRRLQPGQAVRVDTGAPLPTLADAVIPTAYTDGHQAKVTVHRSVPSAGYVRRAGEDVQIGDVAVRKGDTIGSAQVGLLAAVGRAKVLVYPRPRVSIVSVGDELVDVDRTPSVGQVYDVNSYALAAAARDAGAEVSRVGIVPGDPKRLREVVEGRLLMSEIVVVAGGAGGTSGDEVHAALSDLGHIDLTRVAMHPGSVQGFGRLGPDSVPTFLIPGNPMSALVVFEVLVRPLIRAARGTRNPHRRVVGARLLSPVTSTKGRRGYLRGQLLRDEANGEYLVQPLGTSGAHLLASLAEANCLITVDEDLTEVAAGEQVKVTFLAQRA from the coding sequence ATGACGGAAACGCCCGAGACCACCGCGGCTGACGTCACTCCGCCCGAAGCTGCCTCGCCGAACGTGACCCCGCCGAACGTGACTCCGTTGACGGTGGCGCCGACCGACGAGGCCGACGAATCGAACGCGGAGTTCCGTTCTGTCGATGCGCAGATCGCGCTGACCCTGGAGGCGGCGGTACGACCTCAGCCGGTTCGGGTGGCTATCTCCGAAGCGCAAGGTCTGCTGTGTGCGGAGGAAGTCGTTGCCGAGCACGCGCTGCCCGGGTTCGATCAGGCCGCTGTGGACGGGTATGCGGTAAGAAGCGTCGATGTGCGCGCCGCCGGTGATGAGCCTGTGCAGTTGCCGGTGGTCGGCGAGATCCCGGCCGGCTCGCGGCAGCCGCGGCGGTTGCAGCCGGGGCAGGCGGTGCGCGTGGACACCGGTGCGCCGCTGCCGACGCTCGCCGACGCGGTGATCCCCACCGCCTACACCGACGGGCACCAAGCCAAGGTGACCGTGCACCGCTCGGTGCCGTCGGCGGGCTACGTGCGCCGTGCCGGCGAGGATGTCCAGATCGGCGACGTCGCCGTGCGTAAGGGGGACACGATCGGGTCCGCCCAGGTGGGCCTGCTCGCCGCCGTCGGCCGGGCGAAGGTGCTGGTCTATCCGCGCCCGAGGGTGTCGATCGTGTCCGTCGGCGACGAGTTGGTGGACGTCGATCGCACCCCGTCCGTCGGCCAGGTCTACGACGTCAACTCCTACGCGCTGGCCGCTGCCGCGCGGGACGCCGGCGCCGAGGTGAGCCGGGTCGGCATCGTGCCGGGGGACCCGAAGCGGCTGCGCGAGGTCGTCGAGGGCAGGCTGCTGATGTCCGAGATCGTGGTGGTCGCGGGCGGGGCGGGCGGTACGTCTGGGGACGAGGTGCACGCGGCGCTGTCCGACCTCGGGCACATCGATCTGACCCGGGTCGCCATGCACCCCGGTTCTGTGCAGGGATTCGGCCGTCTCGGCCCGGATTCGGTGCCGACCTTCCTGATCCCGGGCAACCCGATGAGCGCGCTCGTGGTGTTCGAGGTGCTCGTGCGGCCGCTGATCAGGGCCGCTCGCGGGACGCGCAACCCGCACCGTCGCGTCGTCGGCGCGCGCCTGCTGTCGCCGGTCACCTCGACCAAGGGACGGCGGGGCTACCTGCGCGGGCAACTGCTGCGCGACGAGGCCAACGGCGAGTACCTGGTGCAGCCGCTCGGCACGTCCGGGGCGCACCTGCTCGCCTCGCTCGCCGAGGCGAACTGCCTGATCACCGTGGACGAGGACCTCACCGAAGTCGCCGCGGGCGAACAAGTGAAGGTCACTTTCCTCGCGCAGCGCGCGTAA
- a CDS encoding 2OG-Fe dioxygenase family protein has protein sequence MSAPNGEITAPLPVIARLRGQGFVRYRPPFATTCPERDYVQLRAAFDDMPADPYALGSNRFRRYSRLVYLPWRDELSWIPDVPDPVFGAVAEYWQDGHNPDFVGRRRWFPALCTALRENALLLRLVRANIEQVLWHEEMERSPIYVGVHLIKLSVADPTALAVSSPNCLHQDGGATMFTFAHLVAAENFVGGENVIATPGCVGRTPEEVPPGQVLARFRLTEPLDSYAVHDSHVSHYVSPVRMGGGAAVGSRSVVIMGIAPMGPQL, from the coding sequence ATGAGCGCACCGAATGGCGAAATCACCGCGCCGCTGCCGGTCATTGCCCGCCTACGCGGGCAGGGTTTCGTCCGCTACCGGCCGCCCTTCGCCACCACCTGTCCCGAGCGCGACTACGTCCAGTTGCGCGCAGCGTTCGACGACATGCCCGCCGATCCGTACGCCTTGGGCAGCAACCGGTTCCGTCGGTACTCGCGGCTGGTGTACCTGCCGTGGCGCGACGAGCTGAGCTGGATCCCCGACGTGCCCGACCCGGTGTTCGGCGCAGTCGCCGAGTACTGGCAGGACGGCCACAACCCCGACTTCGTCGGCAGGCGCCGCTGGTTCCCCGCCCTGTGCACGGCGTTGCGCGAGAACGCACTGCTGCTGCGGCTGGTGCGCGCAAACATCGAGCAAGTCCTGTGGCACGAGGAGATGGAGCGGTCCCCGATCTACGTCGGCGTCCACCTGATCAAGCTGTCAGTGGCGGACCCGACCGCGCTGGCCGTGTCGTCACCGAACTGCCTGCACCAGGACGGCGGTGCCACCATGTTCACCTTCGCCCACCTCGTCGCCGCGGAGAACTTCGTCGGCGGCGAGAACGTGATCGCGACTCCTGGGTGCGTCGGTCGCACCCCGGAGGAGGTGCCGCCGGGTCAGGTGCTCGCGCGCTTCCGGCTCACCGAGCCGCTGGACAGCTACGCCGTGCATGACTCGCACGTGAGCCACTACGTGAGCCCTGTGCGGATGGGTGGCGGTGCAGCGGTCGGCAGCCGGTCCGTGGTGATCATGGGTATCGCCCCCATGGGTCCCCAGCTCTGA
- the mscL gene encoding large-conductance mechanosensitive channel protein MscL, producing the protein MLKGFKDFLMRGNVVDLAVAVVIGAAFTTIVTAFTNGLIKPLINAIGGSEAAQGLGFRILDANGSTFMDFGGVINAAINFVIVAAVVYFAIVLPVKHLQERRKRGQEAGPAEPTDVELLTEIRDLLHAQANGSTRSGG; encoded by the coding sequence GTGCTGAAAGGCTTCAAGGACTTCCTGATGCGCGGCAACGTCGTCGACCTCGCGGTCGCGGTCGTCATCGGCGCCGCGTTCACCACGATCGTCACAGCGTTCACCAACGGCCTGATCAAGCCGCTGATCAACGCCATCGGTGGTTCGGAAGCGGCGCAAGGCCTCGGCTTCCGGATCCTCGACGCCAACGGCTCCACCTTCATGGACTTCGGTGGCGTGATCAACGCGGCGATCAACTTCGTGATCGTCGCGGCGGTGGTCTACTTCGCGATCGTGTTGCCGGTGAAGCACCTGCAGGAGCGGCGCAAGCGCGGCCAGGAGGCCGGGCCGGCGGAGCCGACGGACGTCGAGCTGCTCACCGAGATCCGTGACCTGCTGCACGCGCAGGCCAACGGCTCCACCCGCTCCGGCGGCTGA
- the galT gene encoding galactose-1-phosphate uridylyltransferase, giving the protein MKRTVRHLADGREIIYFDHAGAPERCAGDTRDLAPVAAASEIRRDPLTGEWVAMAAHRQTRTYKPPADLCPLCPTRPGKPSEIPEAGYDVVVFENRFPSFSQHVIGALSTVDDLGLVPVAPGRARCEVMCFTSDHDGAFSRLSPEQVRLVVDAWADRTAGLAQAPGVEQVFPFENRGEEIGVTLSHPHGQIYGYPFVTPKTERMLEVARAYAAEHGRPVLGDVLAAERKSGARVIAEGEHWTAFVPPAARWPVHVQVVPHRQVPDLPSLTDAERDDFAEVYLDVLRRCDAFYDRPLPYIAGWHQAPVHRDRDLSWLHLELFSVLRSKDKLKYLAGSESGMSVWINDATPEQIAERLRAAE; this is encoded by the coding sequence GTGAAGCGCACTGTGCGGCACCTGGCCGATGGCCGGGAAATCATCTACTTCGACCACGCCGGCGCGCCGGAACGGTGTGCCGGGGACACCCGGGACCTGGCTCCGGTCGCGGCCGCCTCGGAGATCCGCCGTGATCCGCTGACCGGCGAGTGGGTGGCGATGGCCGCACACCGGCAGACCCGCACCTACAAACCGCCCGCCGATCTGTGCCCCCTGTGCCCGACCCGTCCGGGCAAGCCGAGCGAGATCCCGGAGGCGGGCTACGACGTGGTCGTCTTCGAGAACCGGTTCCCGTCGTTCTCCCAGCACGTGATCGGTGCACTGTCCACTGTGGATGATCTCGGCCTGGTGCCGGTCGCGCCGGGCCGCGCGCGGTGCGAGGTGATGTGTTTCACCAGTGACCACGATGGCGCGTTTTCCCGGCTGAGCCCGGAACAGGTGCGGCTGGTCGTGGACGCCTGGGCGGACCGCACCGCCGGGCTCGCGCAGGCCCCCGGGGTGGAGCAGGTCTTCCCCTTCGAGAACCGTGGTGAGGAGATCGGGGTCACGCTTTCCCACCCGCACGGCCAGATCTACGGTTACCCGTTCGTGACACCGAAGACGGAGCGGATGCTCGAGGTCGCCCGTGCCTACGCCGCCGAGCACGGTCGTCCGGTGCTGGGCGATGTCCTGGCCGCCGAACGGAAATCCGGCGCCAGGGTGATTGCCGAGGGGGAGCACTGGACCGCGTTCGTGCCACCTGCCGCGCGCTGGCCGGTGCACGTTCAGGTGGTGCCGCACCGGCAGGTACCGGACCTTCCGTCGCTGACCGACGCCGAGCGCGATGACTTCGCCGAGGTGTATCTCGACGTGCTGCGCCGGTGTGACGCGTTTTACGACCGCCCGTTGCCCTACATCGCCGGCTGGCATCAGGCGCCGGTGCACCGCGATCGCGACCTGTCCTGGCTGCACCTGGAATTGTTCTCGGTGCTGCGTTCGAAGGACAAGCTGAAGTACCTGGCGGGCTCCGAATCCGGAATGTCGGTGTGGATCAACGATGCCACCCCGGAACAGATCGCGGAGCGCCTTCGCGCAGCGGAGTGA